The genomic DNA TCAGGCTGCCCTTGGACACACCGGCCTTGGCCAGTTGCTTGGGCCACAAGTGGCGCTTGGCGATGGCGACTTTTTCTTCGGTGATGTAGCCCGACAGGCGAATCACTTCCATCCGGTCCAGCAGCGGGCCGGGGATCGAGTCCAGGGTGTTGGCGGTGCACACGAAGAGCACTTTCGACAGGTCCAGGCGCAGGTCCAGGTAGTGATCGAGGAATTCGACGTTCTGTTCCGGATCAAGGGTTTCGAGCAAGGCCGACGCCGGGTCACCTTGGTAGCTCTGGCCCATCTTGTCGATTTCGTCGAGCATGATCACCGGGTTCATCACTTCGACATCTTTCAGCGCCTGCACCAGCTTGCCCGGTTGGGCACCGATGTAAGTGCGCCGATGGCCCTTGATCTCGGCTTCATCGCGCATGCCGCCAACGCTGAAGCGGTAGAACGGCCGGCCCAGGGATTCGGCGATGGACTTGCCGACACTGGTCTTGCCCACGCCCGGCGGGCCCACCAGCAGCACGATGGAACCGCTGATCTCGCCTTTGTAGGCGCCAACGGCGAGGAATTCGAGGATGCGGTCCTTGATGTCGTCCAGGCCGGCGTGGTGCTGGTCGAGCACCTTGCGCGCATGCTTGAGGTCGAGCTTGTCCTGGCCATACACGCCCCACGGTACCGAGGTCGCCCAATCCAGGTAATTGCGGGTGACGGCGTATTCCGGCGAGCCGGTTTCCAGGATCGAGAGTTTGTTCATCTCTTCTTCGATACGCTTCTGCGCCTGGGCCGACAACGTTTTGCCTTCCAGCCGCTGCTCGAATTGTTCGATGTCGGCGCTGCGGTCGTCCTTGGTCAGCCCCAGTTCCTGCTGGATGACCTTGAGCTGTTCCTTGAGGAAGAATTGGCGCTGGTGTTCGCCAATCTTGTTGTTCACCTCGGCGGAAATCCCTTTCTGCAACCGCGCCACTTCGACTTCCTTGCGCAACATCGGCAGCACTTTTTCCATGCGCTTGAGCATGGGCACGCAGTCGAGCACTTCCTGCAGCTCATTGCCGGTGGCGGAGGTGAGCGCGGCGGCAAAGTCAGTCAGCGGCGAAGGGTCGTTGGGGCTGAAGCGGTTGAGGTAGTTCTTCAGCTCTTCGCTGTACAGCGGATTGAGCGGCAGCAGTTCCTTGATCGCGTTGATCAGCGCCATGCCATAGGCCTTGACCTCGTCGGTCGGCTCGCTCGGCTGGTGCGGGTATTCGACTTCCACCAGGTACGGTGGGCGATGGTGCTTGAGCCAGGTGCGGATGCGCACGCGAGTCAGGCCCTGGGCGACGAATTGCAGTTTGCCGCCTTCCCGGCTGGCGTGGTGCACCTTCACCAGCGTGCCGTACAGGGGCAGTTTCGAGGTGTCGAAATGGCGCGGGTCTTCCTGGGGCGAGTCCATGAAGAACAGCGCCAGGGAGTGGTGATCGGACTTGGCCACCAGTTCCAGGGTCTCGGCCCACGGTTCTTCGTTGACGATGACCGGCAGTACCTGGGCCGGGAAGAAGGGGCGATTGTGGATGGGGATGATGTAGACCTTGTCCGGCAGGTTCTGGCCGGGCAGCGCCAGGCCGGTGCCGGAGGAGGTGTGTTCGATGTGTTCGGAGTCAGCGTAGTCGTTAGTGGCTTCAGTAGAGTGCTGGTCGCTCATGGGGCACCTGCGCAATGGGGTATGGGTCTTAGATGGGGCAGGTGGGGGGTGGTTTCAATGGTGGGCGA from Pseudomonas beijingensis includes the following:
- the lon gene encoding endopeptidase La, whose translation is MSDQHSTEATNDYADSEHIEHTSSGTGLALPGQNLPDKVYIIPIHNRPFFPAQVLPVIVNEEPWAETLELVAKSDHHSLALFFMDSPQEDPRHFDTSKLPLYGTLVKVHHASREGGKLQFVAQGLTRVRIRTWLKHHRPPYLVEVEYPHQPSEPTDEVKAYGMALINAIKELLPLNPLYSEELKNYLNRFSPNDPSPLTDFAAALTSATGNELQEVLDCVPMLKRMEKVLPMLRKEVEVARLQKGISAEVNNKIGEHQRQFFLKEQLKVIQQELGLTKDDRSADIEQFEQRLEGKTLSAQAQKRIEEEMNKLSILETGSPEYAVTRNYLDWATSVPWGVYGQDKLDLKHARKVLDQHHAGLDDIKDRILEFLAVGAYKGEISGSIVLLVGPPGVGKTSVGKSIAESLGRPFYRFSVGGMRDEAEIKGHRRTYIGAQPGKLVQALKDVEVMNPVIMLDEIDKMGQSYQGDPASALLETLDPEQNVEFLDHYLDLRLDLSKVLFVCTANTLDSIPGPLLDRMEVIRLSGYITEEKVAIAKRHLWPKQLAKAGVSKGSLSINDSALKALIDGYAREAGVRQLEKQLGKLVRKAVMKLIDDPKAVIKLGPKDLEASLGKPVFRNEQVLSGIGVITGLAWTSMGGATLPIEATRIHTLNRGFKLTGQLGEVMKESAEIAHSYVSSHLKQFGGDPKFFDEAFVHLHVPEGATPKDGPSAGVTMASALLSLARNQPPKKGVAMTGELTLTGHVPPIGGVREKVIAARRQKINELILPEANRGNFEELPDYLKEGVTVHFAKRFADVAKVLF